Within Candidatus Poribacteria bacterium, the genomic segment GGACGCCCCAACCCACTCTATTATGCCGAACATCTGACAGAGACCCTCGGCGGTGCAAAAATATATCTCAAACGGGAAGACCTTAACCACACAGGTGCACACAAAATCAACAGCGCAATTGGACAAATCCTTCTCGCACGCTGGATGGGCAAAAAACGCATTATCGCTGAGACGGGTGCCGGACAACACGGTGTCGCAACAGCCACCGTCGCCGCAAAGTTTGATATGGAATGCGAAGTCTACATGGGTGAAGAAGACATAGAACGTCAGGCACTCAACGTCTTCCGCATGCAGTTGATGGGAACAAAAGTGGTACCGGTTACTTCTGGGTCACGAACTCTGAAAGATGCAATCAACGCCTGTTTCCGTGATTGGGTCACGAATGTCCGTACAACCTACATGCTCCTCGGTTCAGTGGTCGGCGCGCATCCATACCCGATGATCGTCCGAGACTTTCAAGCCGTCATCGGTCAAGAAGCGAGAGCACAGATTTTAGAGGAAGAAGGCACTTTACCAGATTCCGTCGTCGCTTGTGTGGGTGGTGGGAGCAACTCACTGGGTATGTTCTATCCGTTCTACGCCGACGCATCCGTTCAACTTATCGGCGTAGAAGCCGCAGGCGAAAGCATCCGTAGCGGACGACACGCCGCGCCTCTCACTGCAGGGAGTGTCGGTGTTTTTCACGGTGCAAAGTGCTACCTACTGCAAGAAGACGACGGTCAGATAACGCCTGCACACTCAATCTCTGCCGGGTTAGACTATCCCGGTGTTGGACCGGAACACAGTTATTACCGTGAAAGCGGCAGAGCCGAATACGTTCCAATCACCGATGCAGAAGCAGTAGAAGGATTCCAGTTGCTGTCGGAAACAGAGGGTATCATTCCGGCATTAGAATCCGCACACGCCCTCGCTTACCTTCGAGAACTCGCCCCTAAACTCGGTAAGGATAAGATCATTGTTGTCTGTCTCTCCGGTCGCGGCGATAAGGATGTCTACACCATCGCAAATGAATTAGGTATCAAACTTTAGCAGTAGAAACTATGGGAGTTGCCTCCATTTCCTAATCGAGGCAACACAGGGTTGGGTCAAAAGCGACTTGTTATTTGACTATGATATATGTTATAATTTTGTCGTTTAGCCTTTAAGTCCCATCTGCAAGGGAACATTAGAAGGAAGGAAAACACAGTGACAAGCATTGCGAAAATCCAAGAAGAGATTCTGGCTCTTTCTGAAACCGATTACCGCCAATTGAAACAATGGTTTAATGAGTTAGAGTGGGACGAATGGGACCAGCAGATCGCAGCGGATTCAGATGCTGGAAAATTGGATTTTTTAATTGATGAGGTCCTGGAAGCGAAGGAAAAAGGGACACTTAAGAATCTTGAGGATCTTTAGGTGCACAGAACAATACCGCGCTTCTGGAAATATGACGAATATGAGAGGCTGATTAAATCCTAACCAGTTATCACGAAACGATGCAAGCGAGGTGACACCATGACCCGCGAGACCGTAGCCTCCGGTCCAAGTCCGTCCCTAAAGCAAAAAGCCAACAAATTCATCAGACGGCTTTTACACCGAGACGGACTCTTTCGGAATTGGCGGTATATCCCAACATATCTGCTCCTGCGAAAACTGAAGTCAGAATCGGCGGAAATGCGTGCTTATGCGGCTGAAGGGTTAGGTGGCGTTGGCGATGTCCATGCTGTCGCGCCCCTCATTAACGCCTTAGACGATAACAACTCGACTGTCCGACGTTTTGCTATTTCCTCCCTCGGACATATCGGCGATGCCCGCGCTGTTGATGTCATCATACCATTTCTACAAGACGAAGAAGCCGATATGCGCTGCGCCGCCGCCGTCGCCCTCGGCGAATTAGGACTCAGTGAAGATAGATTCTCAACACCACCCGTAGAGATAATAGAAGCACTCATAAACAGCATAACGGATACCGACAGAGGCGTTTGTTCTGCTGCCATCGTCGCCTTAGGTAGAATCGGCAATCCGCAAGCCATCTCTGCCCTTAACGCATTAGCGGAAAGCACCGATAGCGAATGGGTCCGTCGCTACATCAGTGAAGCGTTGCATCAAATTGAGGAACAGAATGCATAAAACCGAAACAATATAGATTGGAGAAAATGTGGTATGAAGAAAGAACAAATTGTTTCCCAAAATCCAAGCATCATGAATGGTACTTTAGTTTTTGCTGGTACACGCGTTCCCGTCGAAAGTTTAATTCAACATCTTGTTGCAGGAGATTCACTCAACAAATTCCTTGACCACTTCCCGACAGTCTCTCGTGAGCAAGCAGTTGCTTACTTGAGACTCGCCATGGAGACTGTGGATGCGCGTGTTGCTTGATGAGAATTTACCTCACACATTACGGCGACTTTTCGAGGATTCAGTTGAAGTTGTCACAGTTAGCTACAAAGGCTGGCGAGGAAAAACGAATGGAGAACTCCTCTACATGGCGATAGCAGATGAATTTGATGCTTTCATCACAATGGATGGCAGCATTCCGTATCAACAAAACTTGGAGGCAATTCAGATAGGTATTATCTTGTTGACAGCTAACAGCAACCGCGAAGAAGATCTCGCGCCGCTGATTCCTCAAGTTAACACTATACTGAAAACCCTCAAGAAAGGTGAAATCCTGACCGTGGGCACTTAAAAACATTCCTGACTTTCCAGTGGTTTGCTTTGATTTTTATAAAGCAAGTTTGATATAATAGATATTAGTCTCATTTCCGCAACATATCAGAAAATAACATTACCTTCAAAAAATTATGCACGAAAATCAAAACTTCAAATCCGGTTACGTTAGCATCATCGGCGCACCGAACGTTGGTAAATCTACGCTGCTCAATACCCTCTTGGGGCAGAAGTTAGCCATCGTCACCCCGAAACCACAGACAACCCGCAACCAGATCCGTGGGATTCTTACTACCGACACTCATCAAATTATTTTTGTTGATACCCCCGGATTAATGAACCCGAAATACCGTCTACAGAGCGAAATGGTCCGTACGGCGTATGGGGCTTTAGGGGATGCAGACGTTGTGCTTTTCGTTGTGGATGCCAACCGTCGGGATCCAGAAATCGAAGACAGAATCTTAAAACGCCTCCAGCGCACCAAATCGACAGCAATCCTCGTTCTGAACAAGGTAGACCTCGTCGCAAAACCGAACCTACTTCCTATTTTTGAAGATTACAGCCAAAAATTTGAATTTGCGCAGATGATCCCCATCTCCGCACTCACTGCTGACGGCGTTCCAGTTCTCCTTGAGCAGATTGAAAACTATCTACCGTTGGGACCTCTTTACTTCCCAGAAGATCAACTCAGCGATCTTCCCGAACGGTTTTTCATCGCCGAAACCGTTCGTGAGAAGATTATGCTCCTAACGCAACGTGAGGTCCCTTATGCCTCCGCTGTGGTGATTGAAGAATTTGAAAAACGTCAGAGCAAAAAATCAGGCGAGATTATCTATATCCGCGCTATCGTCTACGCAGAACGGCAGACCCAGAAACAAATTATTATCGGTAAAGGTGGTAAACTGATTAAACGGGTGGGTGAACTTGCACGAACCGACATTGAAAAATTCTTAGATGCACGCGTCTTCTTGGAAACCTACGTAACAGTCAAAGCCGCCTGGCGCAAAGACGCACGTCAGATCAAAGAATTAGGCGGTTTCATGGATATTTAATATCCTTCCAAAAATACATTCCAAACCGCGAAAATTACAATTCAAATAACTATTGGGTACCATGCAATGATAGAAGAGTCAATTCATGTCCAAGGCGCACGAGAACACAACCTAAGAAACATCGACATTCAACTGCCCAAAGATAAGCTCATCGTTTTCACGGGTGTTAGTGGTTCCGGCAAATCTTCATTGGCAATTGACACCGTCTACGCCGAAGGACAACGACGATATATCGAGTCTTTATCTGCGTATGCTCGGCAATTTCTGGGGCAGCTCGGAAAGCCGGACGTAGATGAAATCGTCGGCTTATCCCCCTCTATCGCTATCAGTCAGGGTTCAACGGGACATAACCCGCGCTCCACGGTCGCTACCGTGACCGAGATTTACGACTATCTGCGGGTCCTCTATGCCCGTGTCGGACAATTCCACTGTCCTGAATGTGGAAGCGAAGTCGGTTCACAAACCGCCTCAGACATTACCGAAACACTGCTTAACTATCCGCAACGTACAAGACTCATTATTTTAGCACCGATCTTCAGAGGTTCCCGCGGTGCCCATGAAAAAGAGATTGAAGATCTCCGAAGCGCGGGCTTTGCGCGGTTACGGGTTGATGGCGAAATACACGAACTTCGCCCAGGTTTCGCACTCAGTCGCAACCAACGTCACGACATCGACCTCGTTGTTGATAGGATTATCATTAAAGACGGGATTGAACCTCGTGTTGCCCAAGCCGTAAATACTGCGCTCTTGCGTGGAGATGGCAGTATGCTCGTCCAAATCGTTCCTACTGAAGGTGAGAACTCCCCATTCATGTCAGAAGAGGATGACCTACTGTTTAGCGAAGATTATACCTGTTCGCACTGTCGGATTAGCTTCGTGAAACCAGAACCACGCCATTTCTCTTTCAACAATCCTGATGGCATGTGTGAAGACTGTAGAGGCTTAGGAACACAGATGGGGATTTTACCAAAATTAATTATCGCAGACGATACACTCTCCATCACAGAAGGTGTTATCAGTTTGTGGGGACCTCTCAACAAACGAGATCGTACCACAGAAAGATCCATAATGGAAGCACTCGCGAAACACCTCGGATTTGACATCACAACACCGTGGAAGGATCTCACATCAGAGCAACAGCACGCTGTCCTCTATGGCACCGGGGACGACATCCTTACCATCACCACAACCGGCACAAACACAAGCAAAAAACGGAAACAACGACGGCGGTATCGTGCCCGCTTCCACGGTATCATTACAGCGGAAGAACAGAAATATCGCTTTGAAAACGATGATGAAACCGACGCAGATGATTTTCCGGACTATTTCGTAAAGATGCCGTGCCGCACTTGTGAGGGAACCCGACTTAACTCGTGGATAAAAGCCGTAACAATAGACGATACACCTATAACCCATATTCTGGAGATGTCTATTCAAGGAGCGACCCAATTTTTCAACGAGTTGACACTCCCAGAACGCGAGGCATTTATCGCGGAAGAACTTTTAAAGGAGATTCGTGGACGGCTTGGCTTCCTTATGGATGTCGGATTGGGGTATTTGACGCTTGCACGCTCTGCTCCAACGCTCTCGGGTGGTGAAGCGCAGCGGATCCGACTCGCCAGTCAGGTAGGCGCGGGGCTACGCGATGTTACCTATGTTCTCGATGAACCGAGCATCGGCTTACATCCGCGCGACCATGCCGGACTTCTCACAACGCTCCTCAATTTACGGAACCAAGGTAACACCGTCATCGTCGTTGAACACGACGAGGCAACCATGCTCGTCGCCGACTGGATAGTGGATTTCGGACCCGGGGCGGGTATTAAGGGCGGAAAAGTGACAGATATGGGAACACCGGCACAATTCGTGAAAGAGAGCAACACACTCACCGCCCAATATCTCCGAGGCGATAAGGTGATCGTCCAACCCGAATCACGCCGTCCGACAGACGATAGGTGGGTACAAGTCTGTAATGCACGCCAAAATAATCTCAAAGGCATTAATCCGAAAATACCGCTCGGCACCCTCTGCTGTGTGACAGGTGTCAGCGGTTCTGGAAAGAGTTCCTTAATTCACGACATTCTTTACAATGCCCTCGCCCGCGATCTGATGAAGGCAAAGACTGTCCCAGGAGCGTACGATAAAATCCAAGGTGTTGTTAAGGATAAAGACGTGCCAGTCTCTGATGTTATTGACAAGATCATTAACATCAACATGGCACCCATCGGACGGACACCGCGTTCTAATGCTGCAACCTATACAAAGGTCTTTGATGCCATTCGGTCTCTCTACGCCGGTTTGCCAGACGCAAAACTGCGAGGCTACAAACCCGGACGGT encodes:
- a CDS encoding DUF433 domain-containing protein produces the protein MKKEQIVSQNPSIMNGTLVFAGTRVPVESLIQHLVAGDSLNKFLDHFPTVSREQAVAYLRLAMETVDARVA
- a CDS encoding HEAT repeat domain-containing protein → MTRETVASGPSPSLKQKANKFIRRLLHRDGLFRNWRYIPTYLLLRKLKSESAEMRAYAAEGLGGVGDVHAVAPLINALDDNNSTVRRFAISSLGHIGDARAVDVIIPFLQDEEADMRCAAAVALGELGLSEDRFSTPPVEIIEALINSITDTDRGVCSAAIVALGRIGNPQAISALNALAESTDSEWVRRYISEALHQIEEQNA
- the era gene encoding GTPase Era, whose protein sequence is MHENQNFKSGYVSIIGAPNVGKSTLLNTLLGQKLAIVTPKPQTTRNQIRGILTTDTHQIIFVDTPGLMNPKYRLQSEMVRTAYGALGDADVVLFVVDANRRDPEIEDRILKRLQRTKSTAILVLNKVDLVAKPNLLPIFEDYSQKFEFAQMIPISALTADGVPVLLEQIENYLPLGPLYFPEDQLSDLPERFFIAETVREKIMLLTQREVPYASAVVIEEFEKRQSKKSGEIIYIRAIVYAERQTQKQIIIGKGGKLIKRVGELARTDIEKFLDARVFLETYVTVKAAWRKDARQIKELGGFMDI
- the trpB gene encoding tryptophan synthase subunit beta, translated to MQQLPDATGHFGQFGGRYVPETLMPALLELEDAYMKLKDNADFQEEFQYYLREYVGRPNPLYYAEHLTETLGGAKIYLKREDLNHTGAHKINSAIGQILLARWMGKKRIIAETGAGQHGVATATVAAKFDMECEVYMGEEDIERQALNVFRMQLMGTKVVPVTSGSRTLKDAINACFRDWVTNVRTTYMLLGSVVGAHPYPMIVRDFQAVIGQEARAQILEEEGTLPDSVVACVGGGSNSLGMFYPFYADASVQLIGVEAAGESIRSGRHAAPLTAGSVGVFHGAKCYLLQEDDGQITPAHSISAGLDYPGVGPEHSYYRESGRAEYVPITDAEAVEGFQLLSETEGIIPALESAHALAYLRELAPKLGKDKIIVVCLSGRGDKDVYTIANELGIKL